The DNA segment TTCCAGTTCATCTTTAAGGATCATGGTAAGAAGGGAAGGAATTGTCGCTACACTGCTGTTCCCTAGTTTGCTGATTACCATTGGCATAATTCCCAAAGGAACATTCATGCCGTAAAGCTGATAAAATCTTTCCACAATCGCTTCGTCCATTTTTTCATTAGCCTGATGAATGATGATTTTGCTCAGGTCATTGATCGTATATCCGCTGTCATCCAGGCATTTCTGCATTGCTGTGGGAACGTTGGAGAGTGCAAATTCGTAAATTTTCCTTCCATCCATTTTAATATATTTGGTATCCGGACAGCTTTCATTGTTATAAGATTTTCCGAAGTACAGGAAATCTTTTTCATTCAAGGTATAAGAAGCTGAGAGATGCGATTTAATTCCCGAATCATCCGCTTCGTTGGCTTCCAGAATAACAGCTCCGGCTCCGTCTGCATAGATCATACTGTCCCTGTCATGAATGTCTACTACCCTAGAAAGCGTTTCAGCACCTATTACAAGACATCTTTTAGCTATTCCGGACCGAATAAAAGCATGCGCCTGGATTACTCCTTCAATCCATCCCGGGCAGCCAAAAAGGACATCATAAGCTACGCAGAAATTATTTTTGATTCGTAAAGTGTGCTTTACCCTTGAAGCAAGGCTCGGAACGGTATCAGACTGAATAGTTCCGAAGCGTACATCTCCAAAATTGTGGGCAAAAATAATATAATCCAGAGTCTCCGGATCAATCCCGGAATCTTCAATCGCAGACTGTGCGGCAATAAGACCAAGATCTGAAGCAACCTGCGTACTGCCGGCATATCTTCTTTCTTCGATACCTGTTATTTTCTGTAATTTTTTTGTAATAGATTCATTACTGTCTTTCAGTAAGTTTCCTTCCTCATTCAGGAATACATGTTCGCCGAAAAATAAGTTACTGATGGTTTCTGAGGGGATGTAGTTTCCTACACCTATGATTTTGCTTGTCATATCCAAAAAGATTCTAATCCTTAATACATAAATAGCTGAATTATTATTCAGCCAGTGTCCATAAAACTTCAGAATGGTGAAGCCTTTAGTATACCTGCGAAAATTATTCGCCTGAATAACAAAAATCCTGATTACAAATCTTATGATATATTTGTGGAATCCTGATCATTAAAATAATAGAAATGCAAAAAAGACAATAATAAATTATAAAATTGCATGTTTTCTATATATCACCGATAAAGGTAGCTCATTAAAAATAAATACTGCTATAAATGTCTTTAATTTTGCTAAAATTTAACATTCATAGAATAATAATTGAGTAAAATTATCTGATTAAATCAGGTAGGAATAAAATTAAAAATCTTTTATTTAATTAAATTGGAAATTTTAGCAATATTGATCATAGAGTCTTACTGCCTAAATATTATTTATAATTCTTTTTCCAGAATTTCTACAATTCTGTCAATCACGTCCTGTTTTTTCGATTTTTTATGATAGGGAGGCTTAGGTTCAGAAACAATACTCTGCTGATTTTTATTAAAAAGAGCATAGAGATCCAGATCGGGATGTTCTTCGATATACCAAACAAGAAAATTAAGAGGCATTGCATTTTTTCCCGAAAAATAGAGCTGAATAGATTGAGGGGTTACACCATATGCGTTTGCAATTTCCTTCATGGTTTCGCCTTTGCTCTTGCTATACTCACGGATCTTTTCGTAAATTTTCATATTAAGTGTTTCTTATCAGATTGAAAACAATAAATCGTTGTTTAAATTCAATAATTTGTTGTTTTTAATATATAATTGTATATTTGTTCTTCAAATGTCTTATCAGACAGACACAAAATTACAAAAAAAGGTTAAACAAAATTTATCGTTTCTATGAACACATTGATGAAACCCTCTCATCAGGATAAAACCGGCAAAAAGCTCGATTTTATCGAACAATGGCTGCCGCCACGCTATACCACTTCAGTGAACATCATTCTTAAAAAGGAACCGAAAGACCCGGCATACATCCGAAAAGTGAGAAAGAAAAAGCTCAGCGATGAAAAGGTTATTGATGCACTCTACAAAGTATCCCTCATCAATAAA comes from the Chryseobacterium nepalense genome and includes:
- a CDS encoding 3-oxoacyl-ACP synthase III family protein; its protein translation is MTSKIIGVGNYIPSETISNLFFGEHVFLNEEGNLLKDSNESITKKLQKITGIEERRYAGSTQVASDLGLIAAQSAIEDSGIDPETLDYIIFAHNFGDVRFGTIQSDTVPSLASRVKHTLRIKNNFCVAYDVLFGCPGWIEGVIQAHAFIRSGIAKRCLVIGAETLSRVVDIHDRDSMIYADGAGAVILEANEADDSGIKSHLSASYTLNEKDFLYFGKSYNNESCPDTKYIKMDGRKIYEFALSNVPTAMQKCLDDSGYTINDLSKIIIHQANEKMDEAIVERFYQLYGMNVPLGIMPMVISKLGNSSVATIPSLLTMILKDELESHTIQKDDIILFASVGAGMNINALVYKF
- a CDS encoding helix-turn-helix transcriptional regulator encodes the protein MKIYEKIREYSKSKGETMKEIANAYGVTPQSIQLYFSGKNAMPLNFLVWYIEEHPDLDLYALFNKNQQSIVSEPKPPYHKKSKKQDVIDRIVEILEKEL